Proteins encoded within one genomic window of Xylophilus sp. GOD-11R:
- the queA gene encoding tRNA preQ1(34) S-adenosylmethionine ribosyltransferase-isomerase QueA codes for MTTTPDRDFTVADFDFQLPPELIAQHPAARRSGSRLLDGRAAEPVDRIFDTLPGLLQPDDLLIFNDTRVVKARLFGEKASGGKLELLVERVLPEGDVACHMRVSKRPQPGAELRMTGGFKAVLLGRWPDADGPLFRFRFEGGPEDTPYDLMERHGHVPLPPYIDHTDSAEDAQRYQTVFARVPGAVAAPTAALHFDEELLAALDATGVRRAAVTLHVGAGTFQPVKAERIADHHMHHERYDVPEPTQRAIAETRERGGRVVAVGTTSVRTLESWAATGQASGDTDIFITPGFEFRVVDLLVTNFHLPKSTLMMLVSAFAGYEHIMALYRHAVAERYRFFSYGDSMLLQRR; via the coding sequence ATGACCACCACTCCCGATCGCGACTTCACCGTCGCCGACTTCGACTTCCAGCTCCCGCCCGAGCTGATCGCCCAGCACCCGGCCGCCCGCCGCAGCGGCTCCCGCCTGCTCGACGGCCGCGCGGCCGAGCCGGTCGACCGCATCTTCGACACCCTGCCCGGCCTGCTGCAGCCGGACGACCTGCTCATCTTCAACGACACCCGCGTCGTCAAGGCCCGGCTCTTCGGTGAAAAGGCCAGCGGCGGCAAGCTCGAACTGCTGGTGGAGCGGGTGCTGCCCGAGGGCGACGTAGCCTGCCACATGCGGGTCAGCAAACGGCCCCAGCCCGGCGCCGAACTGCGCATGACCGGCGGCTTCAAGGCCGTGCTGCTCGGCCGTTGGCCCGATGCAGACGGCCCGCTGTTCCGTTTCCGTTTCGAAGGCGGTCCCGAAGACACGCCGTACGACCTGATGGAGCGCCACGGCCACGTACCGCTGCCGCCCTACATCGACCACACCGATTCGGCCGAAGACGCACAGCGCTACCAGACCGTCTTCGCCCGCGTGCCCGGCGCGGTCGCCGCGCCCACCGCCGCCCTGCATTTCGACGAGGAACTGCTGGCCGCGCTCGACGCCACCGGCGTGCGCCGCGCCGCCGTCACCCTGCATGTGGGCGCGGGCACCTTCCAGCCGGTGAAGGCCGAGCGCATCGCCGACCACCACATGCACCACGAACGCTACGACGTGCCCGAGCCCACGCAGCGCGCCATCGCCGAAACCCGCGAACGCGGCGGCCGTGTCGTCGCCGTCGGCACGACCAGCGTGCGCACGCTGGAGAGCTGGGCCGCCACCGGCCAGGCGAGCGGCGACACGGACATCTTCATCACCCCCGGCTTCGAGTTTCGTGTGGTCGACCTGCTGGTCACCAACTTCCACCTGCCCAAGTCGACGCTGATGATGCTGGTCAGCGCCTTCGCCGGCTACGAACACATCATGGCGCTCTACCGCCACGCGGTCGCCGAACGCTACCGCTTCTTCAGCTACGGCGACTCGATGCTGCTGCAGCGGCGCTGA